From ANME-2 cluster archaeon, a single genomic window includes:
- the ahbD gene encoding heme b synthase, with amino-acid sequence MTRPPRLVAWELTRACNLACRHCRADAVTKLDPNELSTDEAKDFIDQLVEFGKPILILTGGEPLLRDDFYEIAQYGTDKGLRVVLATNGTFVTPGIASHLKEVGIQRISVSIDGSDAKTHDDFRCEQGSFDAALVGIQHIKDAGIGFQINTTITKRNIDQITRILDLAVRLEAEALHIFMLVPTGRGKEIEADEIPPEEYERVLNWFYDQRDKVPLQLKATCAPHYFRIMRQRAKEDGIKITMETHGFEAMTKGCLGGSGFCFVSHIGEVYPCGYLPALAGNIRKQSFRDVWEQSKVFNDIRDVNKLKGKCGICEYRRVCTGCRARAYAATGDYMDEEPYCVYIPAGGEKV; translated from the coding sequence TTGACCAGACCACCCAGACTCGTGGCATGGGAGCTGACCAGGGCCTGCAACCTTGCTTGCAGGCACTGCCGGGCCGATGCAGTAACGAAACTTGACCCGAATGAACTATCCACTGACGAGGCAAAGGATTTCATTGACCAGCTTGTTGAATTTGGAAAACCCATCCTTATCCTGACAGGTGGAGAACCACTATTGAGGGACGACTTCTATGAAATTGCCCAATACGGCACAGATAAAGGGCTCAGGGTGGTCCTTGCCACCAATGGTACGTTTGTAACACCCGGGATTGCCAGCCACCTCAAGGAAGTGGGTATCCAGCGTATCAGTGTCAGTATTGATGGCTCGGATGCAAAGACCCATGATGATTTCAGGTGCGAGCAGGGTTCATTCGATGCCGCACTGGTGGGCATCCAGCACATCAAGGATGCAGGTATTGGCTTCCAGATAAATACCACTATTACGAAGAGGAACATCGACCAGATAACCAGGATCCTTGACCTGGCAGTACGGCTGGAGGCTGAGGCCCTGCACATCTTCATGCTGGTGCCAACGGGGAGGGGTAAGGAAATCGAGGCAGATGAGATACCACCTGAGGAGTACGAGCGGGTGCTGAACTGGTTCTATGACCAGCGGGATAAAGTACCCTTGCAGTTGAAGGCTACCTGTGCACCTCATTATTTCAGGATAATGCGCCAGCGTGCAAAGGAAGATGGCATTAAGATAACCATGGAAACGCATGGGTTTGAGGCTATGACCAAAGGATGCCTGGGAGGTAGTGGTTTTTGTTTTGTTTCCCATATCGGCGAGGTGTATCCCTGTGGATACCTGCCTGCGCTGGCAGGGAACATCCGCAAGCAGAGTTTCAGGGACGTGTGGGAGCAGTCAAAGGTCTTTAACGATATCAGGGACGTCAACAAGCTCAAAGGCAAATGCGGGATATGCGAGTACAGGAGAGTGTGTACCGGATGTCGTGCCCGTGCTTATGCGGCTACCGGGGATTATATGGATGAGGAGCCGTACTGTGTGTATATACCTGCCGGGGGCGAGAAGGTTTGA
- a CDS encoding AsnC family transcriptional regulator: protein MIELDDLDKAILNDIQVDFPLTEQPFREMAENLGSNEDEVINRIKRLIKEGAIRRIGPILNVKNTGGESTLAAVKAPEERIDEVANIISSYGEVSHNYLRPAEYNIWFTVSAPTKERLGQILEEIETRTGCPLIDLPTLRLFKIGVKFNIK, encoded by the coding sequence TTGATAGAACTGGACGACCTGGACAAGGCTATCCTGAACGATATCCAGGTGGATTTCCCGCTTACAGAACAACCGTTTCGGGAAATGGCAGAAAATCTTGGTTCTAATGAAGATGAAGTTATCAACAGGATCAAACGGCTTATCAAGGAAGGTGCTATCCGCAGGATCGGACCTATCCTGAATGTGAAAAATACCGGAGGGGAAAGTACCCTTGCTGCGGTAAAGGCACCTGAAGAGCGGATCGATGAAGTGGCGAACATTATCAGCAGTTATGGTGAAGTGTCGCATAATTATCTCCGGCCGGCTGAATATAATATTTGGTTCACGGTCTCGGCTCCCACGAAAGAACGGCTCGGCCAGATACTTGAGGAGATTGAGACACGCACCGGATGTCCATTGATCGACCTGCCTACACTCAGGTTGTTCAAGATAGGGGTTAAATTCAATATCAAATGA
- a CDS encoding YwbE family protein: MNEGNTRKNIKPGSSVGIVLKQDQKSGKMTQGMVKRILTNSAFHPHGIKVQLEDGQVGRVKEIHAPVA; this comes from the coding sequence ATGAATGAAGGCAATACCAGGAAAAACATAAAACCGGGATCAAGCGTAGGAATTGTTCTTAAACAGGACCAGAAGAGCGGAAAAATGACCCAGGGTATGGTAAAGAGGATACTGACCAATTCTGCCTTTCATCCTCATGGAATAAAGGTCCAGTTAGAAGACGGCCAGGTCGGAAGAGTAAAGGAAATCCACGCACCTGTTGCATAA
- a CDS encoding 50S ribosome-binding GTPase codes for MTSYKRISQDVIRKADVLLEVVDARFPDETRNSEVERDIARAKKPFIIVINKCDLVSKEKLERTKSRLSKIAPTVFISSKDRYGTTMLRHKILEIANIKGREILVGSVGYPNTGKSSVVNAVTGKHSAGTSPISGHTKGVQHIKAGSRIKFIDTPGVIPFDENDEYIQGMLAVKDSTHLKDPIGVALKIIEKLCDENKPSLESFYHITIEEENSYEVLELIGRESNFLKKKGEVDETRAAVKIIIDWQKGQLMV; via the coding sequence ATGACAAGTTACAAGAGGATATCACAGGATGTAATACGAAAAGCCGATGTCCTCCTCGAGGTCGTTGATGCCCGGTTTCCCGACGAGACCCGAAACAGCGAAGTCGAGCGTGATATTGCACGTGCGAAGAAGCCGTTTATAATAGTTATCAATAAATGCGACCTCGTGTCAAAGGAAAAACTTGAGAGAACCAAATCCCGCCTGTCAAAAATCGCACCTACGGTATTTATTTCCAGTAAAGACAGGTACGGGACCACAATGTTGCGGCATAAGATACTTGAAATCGCCAACATAAAAGGACGCGAAATACTGGTCGGTTCCGTTGGCTATCCCAATACCGGAAAATCATCGGTTGTCAATGCCGTGACAGGGAAACACAGTGCTGGCACGTCACCCATCTCCGGCCATACAAAAGGAGTGCAGCATATTAAAGCGGGTTCACGAATCAAGTTCATTGATACACCGGGAGTGATTCCTTTTGACGAGAACGATGAATATATCCAGGGTATGCTTGCAGTAAAAGATTCAACCCACCTGAAGGACCCGATCGGTGTTGCTTTAAAGATAATAGAGAAACTGTGCGATGAAAATAAACCTTCCCTGGAATCTTTCTATCATATCACAATAGAGGAAGAGAATTCTTATGAGGTGCTTGAACTGATTGGCAGAGAGAGTAACTTTTTAAAGAAGAAGGGTGAGGTTGATGAGACAAGGGCTGCTGTCAAGATAATCATTGACTGGCAAAAAGGGCAGCTTATGGTATAA
- a CDS encoding RAD55 family ATPase codes for MIPKVKTGITGFDELIGGGLPENTITLVYGPPKTGKSIFCYHLLQQAVKDDEFFLYLMTDYNLPQLEEKMMSFNWLIHEYFQKEMLYVVDIAAGSIGATQKETHTFKIASPQNPTEIISAVIDDLQYIYQKTHHFRSVLDSTTALFSFNSPILMIRVLKSYTMRMKVSGGTGIITYTEGVVDSQIETLLKTIVDNIVHLDGEKIDVEAMVGCENVSANYTLTDKGFNII; via the coding sequence ATGATACCAAAAGTTAAGACCGGAATTACCGGTTTCGATGAATTGATTGGTGGGGGATTGCCTGAAAATACCATAACGCTTGTCTACGGGCCCCCAAAGACCGGGAAGTCGATATTCTGCTACCATCTCCTGCAACAGGCAGTGAAAGATGACGAGTTCTTCCTCTACTTAATGACAGATTATAATCTGCCCCAGCTTGAAGAAAAAATGATGTCCTTTAACTGGCTGATTCACGAATATTTCCAAAAAGAAATGCTCTATGTAGTGGATATCGCAGCCGGGTCAATTGGCGCAACACAAAAGGAAACGCATACGTTCAAGATAGCCTCCCCACAAAATCCAACTGAAATAATCAGTGCAGTAATTGATGACCTGCAGTATATTTACCAGAAGACCCATCATTTCAGGTCGGTCCTTGATTCTACTACAGCCCTGTTTTCGTTCAATTCACCTATACTTATGATACGGGTCCTCAAGTCGTACACCATGAGGATGAAGGTGTCAGGGGGTACGGGGATAATTACCTACACGGAAGGGGTCGTGGACTCCCAGATTGAAACCCTGTTAAAAACGATCGTGGACAATATCGTACACCTGGACGGGGAAAAGATCGATGTTGAAGCAATGGTCGGTTGCGAGAACGTATCTGCAAATTATACTCTTACTGATAAGGGTTTTAACATAATTTGA
- a CDS encoding MFS transporter, whose product MLNTATDRSAINRTRIMSILTAGLCIVFMAVLSLIPMLPEVSGELGVSKPFMGIIMGSFMIFMAIPQVPIGVLSDKYGRRLFVTAGILVFSCGLLVFGTANSGIQLLVARSISGLGVAMFFPTAYTIVNDIYPIRERGKGLGIISMAVGLGTVGGYIVGGVVGGLFGWRTVFLSMAGTSLLLALVTFIWLTETSPRIMRSDFGVRNILVATLLMFKDTTLLMAGFVSMMCGISVIGASYVLPFFATGTVTPVQMGFIFIPYAITSSFGAFLTGFLSDRIGRKPPLVIMILLGSIALLLLSHVNLTPMAIAINFGLVGLCLGPVVTLSTAILADQVMKKDVRALGTAIGAFNMIRWLGAATGPLVAGLILELADARTSFFVLGILTLCATFISLFLKETLE is encoded by the coding sequence ATGCTCAATACCGCAACAGACCGGTCCGCAATAAATCGCACCAGGATTATGTCAATCCTGACAGCCGGGCTTTGTATCGTTTTTATGGCCGTGCTGTCCCTTATTCCCATGCTGCCCGAAGTCTCTGGCGAACTGGGTGTGAGTAAACCTTTTATGGGGATTATCATGGGTTCGTTCATGATCTTCATGGCTATCCCCCAGGTCCCTATCGGTGTACTCTCGGACAAATACGGACGCCGTCTTTTTGTCACCGCTGGCATTCTGGTATTCAGTTGCGGTCTGCTTGTCTTCGGTACTGCCAATTCCGGGATACAATTACTGGTTGCTCGTTCCATATCCGGCCTTGGTGTTGCCATGTTCTTTCCCACCGCCTATACCATAGTGAACGACATTTATCCCATCAGGGAGAGAGGAAAAGGACTTGGCATCATTAGCATGGCGGTGGGCCTGGGTACCGTCGGAGGCTACATAGTAGGAGGAGTGGTTGGTGGGCTGTTCGGATGGCGGACCGTATTCTTGTCTATGGCAGGAACATCATTATTGCTGGCATTGGTTACCTTTATCTGGCTGACCGAGACCAGTCCCCGCATCATGCGCAGCGATTTCGGTGTAAGGAATATTCTGGTGGCCACATTGTTGATGTTCAAAGACACAACCCTGTTGATGGCAGGGTTTGTCAGCATGATGTGCGGGATATCGGTTATCGGAGCATCCTATGTGCTCCCCTTCTTTGCTACCGGCACTGTTACACCTGTCCAGATGGGATTCATATTCATTCCTTATGCCATTACCAGCAGTTTTGGTGCGTTCCTTACTGGCTTTCTGAGTGACAGGATAGGACGAAAGCCCCCGCTGGTTATCATGATATTACTGGGGAGTATCGCGCTTTTACTTCTTTCGCATGTAAACCTCACTCCAATGGCCATTGCCATTAATTTCGGGTTAGTAGGACTGTGCCTTGGACCTGTGGTCACCCTGTCCACTGCCATCCTGGCAGACCAGGTAATGAAAAAAGATGTACGCGCTCTCGGGACTGCAATCGGTGCCTTTAACATGATACGCTGGCTGGGGGCTGCAACCGGACCTCTGGTTGCCGGTCTTATCCTTGAACTCGCTGATGCCAGGACCAGTTTTTTCGTACTGGGTATACTAACCCTGTGCGCTACCTTCATTTCGCTTTTCCTGAAGGAGACTCTGGAATAG
- a CDS encoding ArsR family transcriptional regulator yields the protein MNIRMDRSMESTQLLDILGNKNRRRILQLLASRPCYVGEITERIGLGAKAVLGHLDMLEQTGMIRADTNERRRKYYQITENLKLEVFLSPYSYTVETSTVYQHPSGNGTEEPFPGRAGDAKAVDALKNLNRKLFELESRRRGLAEQQRNIEGEMTDVMAQCIDLLHNVAQNYLEADILMTVIREPQNRRSLSMNMGLPEYFIELHIQSLVERGIMNERHINNRQLLTLIDG from the coding sequence ATGAACATCAGGATGGACAGGTCTATGGAATCGACTCAACTGCTAGACATACTGGGAAACAAGAACCGCAGGAGAATACTCCAGTTACTTGCCTCCAGGCCCTGCTACGTCGGCGAAATTACCGAACGTATCGGACTTGGGGCCAAAGCGGTCCTGGGACATCTGGATATGCTTGAGCAGACCGGCATGATCCGTGCAGACACGAACGAAAGGCGGCGGAAATATTACCAGATAACAGAAAATCTGAAACTGGAAGTGTTTTTGTCTCCTTACTCCTATACAGTAGAAACAAGTACGGTCTACCAACATCCTTCGGGGAATGGAACAGAGGAACCATTCCCTGGCAGGGCAGGTGATGCAAAGGCCGTTGATGCGCTTAAAAACCTGAACCGCAAACTCTTTGAACTGGAATCGAGAAGGCGGGGATTGGCAGAGCAACAGCGTAACATCGAAGGCGAGATGACCGACGTCATGGCACAATGCATCGATTTGCTCCATAATGTGGCACAAAACTATCTGGAAGCCGATATATTGATGACAGTAATAAGGGAACCACAGAACAGGCGCTCCCTGTCCATGAACATGGGACTTCCTGAATACTTCATCGAATTACATATCCAGTCATTGGTAGAGCGTGGTATTATGAATGAACGGCACATAAACAACAGACAATTGTTAACGTTGATAGATGGATGA
- a CDS encoding TfoX/Sxy family protein, with the protein MKHYSEDVMKGLRLAIEEVLLEWEAVSTKKMFGSPCFLAGGKMFCLLVTKGIVITKLDPHDRDELSGKYQSAPLVAGNKIIQTWVRLPMEKSGDLHELLPFIRKSYEAALRQ; encoded by the coding sequence ATGAAGCATTATTCAGAAGATGTAATGAAGGGCCTCAGATTGGCTATTGAGGAGGTCTTGCTGGAGTGGGAGGCAGTCAGCACCAAAAAGATGTTCGGGTCACCCTGTTTTTTAGCAGGCGGCAAAATGTTTTGCCTGCTGGTGACAAAAGGTATTGTCATTACCAAGCTGGACCCGCACGACAGGGATGAACTATCCGGCAAATACCAAAGTGCGCCGCTTGTTGCAGGGAACAAGATAATACAGACGTGGGTGCGGTTGCCGATGGAAAAGAGTGGTGATCTTCATGAACTATTGCCGTTCATCAGGAAAAGTTATGAAGCTGCTTTGAGGCAATAA
- a CDS encoding carbonic anhydrase family protein, with translation MPITRNNFKVFALLGIFIIGAILISGCTDETTSIDVDDTHLEDLPDEGEPTEDVTEHHWGYEGEGGPEHWAELGNPDCSGNEQSPIDIPAGTLLHNTDISFNYHPSALNIVNNGHSIEVEYDEGSSIEVENNTYQLLQLHFHSLSENTIMGEYSDMEMHLVHQSNVGEYAVVGVMMEAGSKNNAYAPIWENMPAEVGDIETIRGVNVIAVTMLPENRTYYRFDGLFTTPPCTEGVKWFLMSNPVELSPEQIDAFREIYSHNYRPVQPFNDREFY, from the coding sequence TTGCCAATAACAAGAAATAATTTCAAAGTATTTGCACTATTAGGCATATTCATTATAGGCGCGATCTTAATAAGCGGCTGTACAGATGAAACAACGAGTATAGACGTTGATGATACACATCTGGAAGACTTACCTGATGAAGGCGAACCTACAGAAGATGTAACGGAACATCACTGGGGATATGAAGGTGAAGGGGGACCGGAACATTGGGCTGAACTGGGAAACCCCGATTGTTCAGGCAATGAACAATCGCCTATTGATATACCTGCAGGAACGTTACTTCACAACACTGACATCTCATTTAACTACCATCCATCTGCTCTTAATATCGTTAACAATGGACATTCCATCGAAGTGGAATATGATGAAGGCAGTTCTATAGAGGTTGAGAACAATACTTATCAATTGCTGCAGTTACATTTCCACTCACTCAGTGAGAATACGATCATGGGAGAGTACTCTGATATGGAGATGCATTTGGTGCACCAGAGCAATGTAGGTGAGTATGCAGTGGTAGGTGTTATGATGGAAGCAGGCAGTAAAAACAATGCATATGCACCAATATGGGAAAACATGCCTGCCGAGGTGGGAGACATTGAAACCATACGCGGTGTGAATGTTATTGCAGTTACTATGCTTCCTGAAAATCGAACATATTATAGATTTGACGGCTTATTCACAACACCGCCATGCACCGAAGGCGTTAAATGGTTCCTGATGAGTAATCCTGTTGAGCTTTCACCTGAACAGATAGATGCTTTCAGAGAAATCTACTCTCATAATTACCGACCTGTTCAACCCTTTAACGACCGTGAATTTTACTGA
- a CDS encoding Hsp20/alpha crystallin family protein: MRNRRRRDMYEDIFEDMFEEMNEVIVNMLNSRLDAGESANGEPMVWGFSMTQRGDGPPEIREFGNVDLRSAFGLPEEAVVRPQQIEEGIRKPLIDIMEAEESLHVVVEMPGVSKEDITLDSNGTTLDIKALTEDRKYFEHVELPAKVVPDSAEATYKNGVLEVIFQYDRSDKKSIKVN; this comes from the coding sequence ATGCGAAACAGACGAAGAAGGGACATGTATGAAGATATATTTGAAGACATGTTTGAAGAGATGAATGAGGTAATTGTGAATATGCTGAATTCCAGGCTGGACGCGGGTGAAAGTGCAAATGGGGAACCTATGGTGTGGGGTTTTTCCATGACCCAAAGAGGTGACGGTCCCCCTGAGATAAGGGAATTCGGGAATGTTGACCTGCGATCTGCATTCGGATTGCCGGAAGAGGCAGTGGTCCGTCCCCAGCAGATTGAGGAGGGGATAAGAAAGCCTCTTATCGATATCATGGAAGCTGAAGAGTCACTTCACGTTGTGGTTGAGATGCCGGGTGTTTCCAAGGAGGATATTACCCTTGATTCCAACGGGACAACCCTGGATATCAAGGCACTGACCGAGGACAGGAAATATTTTGAGCACGTGGAACTGCCAGCCAAGGTAGTACCGGATTCGGCAGAGGCCACTTATAAAAATGGCGTGCTTGAAGTGATTTTCCAGTACGACAGGTCTGATAAGAAATCTATCAAGGTAAATTAG
- a CDS encoding bifunctional 5,6,7,8-tetrahydromethanopterin hydro-lyase/3-hexulose-6-phosphate synthase, which translates to MLLIGEALIGEEPELAHVDIIIGDKNGPAGQAFATGFTQLSAGHTPLLSVIRPNLLAKPATLIVPKVTVHNMEGAAKIFGPAQSAVARAVADAMDEGIIPKEQAEDLVIIASVFIHPQAEDYSKIYRYNYGATKLAVQRAMEGFPDVDTVLHEKDRTMHPIMGFNVTRLWDPPYLQVAIDIPDLDFVKKVLKQLPQSDHLIIEAGTPLIKRYGLDVVSKIREARPNAFIVADLKTLDTGNLEARMVADATADAIVISGLAPLSTIEKAIKEAKKTGIYACIDMLNVSDPVKVLKDLSVKPDIIELHRAIDAEDSAYAWGSIPDMKKIHPKLLVAVAGGIGKLEKGSAKVSDATAAGADIIVVGRAITKAKDVRQAAEMFLEDMQKAEVDQYRVMTDF; encoded by the coding sequence TTGTTATTAATTGGAGAAGCGCTTATTGGCGAGGAACCAGAACTCGCACATGTTGATATTATCATAGGAGATAAAAACGGGCCAGCAGGACAGGCTTTTGCAACCGGGTTCACCCAGTTGTCTGCAGGACACACGCCCCTGCTTTCAGTGATACGGCCAAACCTTCTGGCAAAGCCGGCAACGCTCATTGTACCCAAGGTGACAGTACATAATATGGAAGGTGCTGCCAAGATATTCGGGCCGGCCCAGAGTGCTGTTGCACGGGCAGTGGCTGATGCCATGGATGAAGGTATCATACCAAAGGAACAGGCTGAGGACCTGGTTATTATTGCCAGCGTATTCATTCACCCACAGGCTGAGGATTATAGTAAGATATACCGGTACAACTATGGTGCCACTAAACTGGCAGTGCAAAGAGCCATGGAAGGCTTCCCTGATGTTGATACCGTTCTTCATGAAAAGGACAGGACCATGCACCCGATCATGGGATTCAATGTTACCAGGTTATGGGACCCACCATACCTGCAGGTCGCCATCGATATCCCGGATCTCGATTTTGTCAAGAAGGTCTTGAAACAGTTGCCACAGAGTGACCACCTTATAATAGAGGCGGGTACGCCCCTTATCAAGCGCTACGGCCTTGATGTGGTGTCAAAGATACGCGAAGCGCGACCCAATGCATTCATCGTAGCTGACCTGAAGACACTGGATACTGGCAACCTTGAGGCCAGGATGGTAGCTGATGCTACTGCCGATGCTATTGTTATTTCAGGACTGGCACCGCTCTCTACTATTGAGAAAGCCATCAAGGAAGCAAAGAAGACCGGTATCTATGCATGTATTGACATGCTCAATGTATCTGACCCGGTCAAGGTGTTGAAGGACCTGAGCGTGAAGCCGGATATCATTGAACTGCACAGGGCCATTGATGCTGAGGACAGTGCATACGCATGGGGCAGTATCCCTGATATGAAGAAGATCCATCCAAAGCTTCTGGTTGCTGTGGCAGGCGGCATAGGCAAGCTGGAAAAGGGCTCAGCAAAAGTAAGCGATGCCACGGCTGCCGGGGCTGATATCATAGTAGTGGGCAGGGCCATTACCAAAGCCAAAGACGTGCGCCAGGCTGCAGAGATGTTCCTGGAAGACATGCAAAAGGCTGAGGTCGACCAGTACAGGGTCATGACAGATTTCTGA
- a CDS encoding CDC48 family AAA ATPase, which translates to MAKELTLRVAESHHRDVGRDIARIEREKMEELELVSGDYIEINGKDTTYAIVWPAYPEDRGKELLRIDGNIRNNARVSLDDKVMIKKAEAKEAKRITLAPTQAVRMVGGAQYIHRLLEGRPIKKGQQIRIETVSNPLNFVVMTTQPTGPVFVGKSTTIHLKEEVVNQSELIGAPHTTYEDIGGLKREIELVREMIELPLRHPELFQKLGIDPPKGVLLHGPPGTGKTLIAKAVANETDANFVSISGPEIVSKYYGESEKHLRDIFDEAEKNAPTIIFIDEIDSIAPKRGEVTGEVERRVVAQLLSLMDGLKTRGEVIVIAATNRPNSIDEALRRGGRFDREIEIGIPDVNGRLEILQVHTRGMPLTAQLRGEGQDDGKLKMIADRTHGFVGADLSSLCKEAAMHALRKFLPEINIDEEIPDEVLDKLIVTTTDFEDALKNIEPSALREVFFEVPQVKWDDIGGQEDVKKGLIEAVEWPLKYPEAFEAIRTKPPKGILLFGPPGTGKTMLAKAIANESEANFISIKGPELLSKYVGESEKAVREVFRKARQASPTIIFFDELDSIAPTRHTGNDSHVTERVISQILTEMDGMEELKDVLVIAATNRPDMVDAALLRPGRLDRLIYIMPPDNEARKAIFKLHMKDKAVRDVDLNELARMTDGYVGADIEAICREASIVALREMIKPGLTREEVKERSKSITIDMGHFDQALARVKPTTSRNKLQDYSKIAQEFARYAAVGAKGEAEEKLGIYA; encoded by the coding sequence ATGGCCAAAGAATTAACTCTGAGGGTCGCAGAATCCCATCACAGGGATGTTGGGCGTGATATCGCCCGTATCGAGCGTGAAAAGATGGAAGAGCTCGAACTGGTAAGCGGCGACTATATAGAGATCAATGGTAAGGACACCACCTATGCTATTGTATGGCCTGCTTACCCTGAGGACAGGGGTAAGGAGCTGTTAAGGATTGATGGCAATATCAGGAATAACGCCAGGGTAAGCCTGGACGATAAGGTAATGATCAAAAAGGCAGAGGCTAAGGAAGCAAAGAGGATAACCCTTGCCCCGACACAGGCCGTCAGGATGGTGGGAGGAGCACAATACATCCACAGGCTGCTGGAAGGCCGGCCTATCAAGAAAGGACAGCAGATAAGGATAGAGACAGTCAGCAACCCGCTGAACTTCGTTGTAATGACCACACAGCCAACTGGTCCGGTGTTCGTGGGTAAGAGCACGACCATCCACCTCAAGGAAGAGGTTGTTAACCAGAGCGAACTTATTGGTGCACCCCATACCACCTATGAAGATATCGGAGGTTTGAAACGCGAAATAGAACTTGTCAGGGAGATGATAGAACTTCCGTTGCGACATCCGGAACTGTTCCAGAAACTGGGAATTGACCCGCCAAAGGGCGTATTGCTCCACGGGCCGCCAGGAACGGGCAAGACCCTTATAGCCAAGGCAGTAGCGAACGAGACCGACGCAAATTTCGTATCCATCAGTGGTCCTGAGATTGTGTCCAAGTATTACGGTGAAAGTGAAAAGCACCTCAGGGACATCTTTGACGAAGCTGAAAAGAACGCACCTACTATCATATTCATAGATGAGATCGATAGTATCGCACCCAAGCGGGGCGAGGTTACCGGTGAAGTAGAGCGCAGGGTGGTTGCCCAGCTGCTCAGCCTGATGGATGGACTGAAGACCAGGGGCGAGGTCATCGTGATCGCAGCTACGAACAGGCCAAATTCCATTGATGAGGCACTGCGCCGGGGCGGCAGGTTCGACCGTGAGATAGAGATAGGTATCCCGGATGTGAATGGCAGACTGGAGATCCTCCAGGTGCATACACGCGGTATGCCGCTCACAGCCCAACTCAGAGGTGAGGGGCAGGATGACGGGAAATTGAAGATGATAGCTGACCGGACCCACGGATTTGTGGGCGCAGACCTGTCTTCGCTGTGCAAGGAAGCAGCCATGCATGCATTGCGCAAGTTCCTCCCCGAGATAAATATTGATGAGGAAATACCCGATGAAGTGCTGGACAAACTGATCGTTACCACCACTGACTTTGAAGATGCATTGAAGAACATTGAACCTTCGGCATTGAGGGAGGTATTCTTTGAAGTGCCACAGGTGAAATGGGACGATATCGGGGGACAGGAAGATGTCAAGAAAGGATTGATCGAGGCAGTCGAATGGCCGCTGAAGTATCCGGAAGCCTTCGAAGCTATCAGGACCAAACCGCCAAAAGGTATTCTGCTCTTTGGCCCCCCAGGGACGGGTAAGACAATGCTGGCCAAGGCGATAGCAAACGAGAGTGAGGCAAACTTCATCAGTATCAAGGGCCCCGAGCTTTTGAGCAAGTATGTTGGTGAGAGCGAAAAGGCAGTGCGTGAAGTGTTCAGGAAGGCCAGGCAGGCCAGCCCGACCATCATCTTCTTTGATGAACTGGACAGCATTGCACCCACCAGACATACCGGGAATGATAGTCATGTGACCGAGCGGGTTATCAGCCAGATACTCACAGAAATGGACGGTATGGAAGAGTTAAAGGACGTACTGGTGATTGCCGCGACAAACCGGCCTGATATGGTGGACGCTGCATTGCTGAGGCCCGGACGGCTGGACCGGCTCATCTATATCATGCCACCGGATAACGAAGCAAGAAAAGCCATATTCAAGTTACATATGAAGGATAAAGCCGTGAGGGACGTTGACCTGAACGAACTGGCAAGAATGACTGACGGATACGTGGGTGCTGATATAGAAGCAATATGCCGTGAGGCATCCATCGTAGCATTACGTGAGATGATCAAACCGGGTTTAACAAGGGAAGAGGTAAAAGAACGTTCTAAATCCATAACTATAGATATGGGACATTTTGACCAGGCATTGGCCAGGGTTAAACCTACAACATCAAGGAACAAACTTCAGGACTATTCGAAAATAGCCCAGGAATTTGCCAGGTATGCCGCTGTAGGTGCAAAAGGTGAAGCTGAAGAGAAACTTGGAATATATGCATGA